The region TTTATTTATTGTTCTTTTTTACTTGTTTTTTGTTTAAGCCAGACTGCGATTCTTAATCATTATTCATTTTACTTTCCCGGATTTTATGGCCTGACAATGCTGTCGGCTTTATATAGATCTCTGGGGCAAGCAACAAAATATATATAGGTTAAATCTGTATAGGGAGAGTGCTTCAGGGCGGCCCTGAAGTACAGGGCGTCTGCGTTTTTGTAGATGTCTGATAAACAAAACGGGCCCGTGGTCTAGCCGGTTATGACATCGCCTTGACATGGCGGGGATCCTGAGTTCGAATCTCAGCGGGCCCACTTTCGAAATTGCGATATGTTTAAATAAAGAAACCACATTTATGTGGTGCTCCCAATGCCCAGGTAGCTCAGTTTGGGAGAGCGCTGCCCTGAAGAGGCAGTTGTCCCCGGTTCGAGTCCGGGTCTGGGCACCAATTCAGTATGAACATCAGTAGTGTAGTGGTTATCACCGGGCGTTGCCAACGCTCGAACCCGGGTTCGAATCCCGGCTGATGTATAACGATTTTGTTATTTTTATCTGTAAATTCGGTCTGTAATATTATCCTTTAAAATTTCTTATGTAATTTTATTTTCTGCTGTAATGTCTTTTAGTATACTTTTTGTTTTCTTTGAATTTGTACAACGGGATTTGCTATTAAGTCACCCATACAAGGGCAAAAATCTACTTCAGGACGATTCCTTTCTCATAAAAAATATAAAGGTTAAAGATCTAGATTTTATATGTGTAAAGGACCAGATGGTAAAAAGGTTGTAGATATGAAATATAATTGGTTGATACTGTTTGCATTAATGGTAATCTCTTTGGTAGTTGCTAGCGGTTGTGCTGGCAATTCGGATAATTCCTCAAGTCCAGAGGGGTCAGAAGAAGAAACGCCTGCAGGAAATGATTCATCGGAGGTTACTGAAATAGTCGATGATGGCGACCATCATGGTGTAAGAATGGAATACTATGGTGTAATGAAGCCTTCTGAAATAGAATTAGAAATCGGGGATACTATAGCCTGGAGAAACTACAAACCACAGGGTACCTATGTACTTGTAAGCGAAGATAACCTCTTTGGGAAGCAGGAAATAAGTTCCAAAGACGTTTATGTCTACACTTTTAAAGAAAAAGGCACCTACACCTTCGGTGTGGAAGATGTCCCTGAAATGACACTTAAAGTCACAGTAAAATAATGTTTAATATCTCCATCATAATCAGCCAATTGCACCCTTGCGCGCTTTTCCAAGCAACTCTTGAAGCCGCTTTACATCATCTTTATTTTTCGGGTGCAATCCAAGTGCCTGTTTGTACATCTGCATGGCCATCCCGTAATTGTGCATTCCATGAAAAGCCCGTCCCTTCATTTCCCATATTATCGGTTTTTTCATGCCTTGCTGCACAAGGGTATCAAAACATCTGTTTGCCTGAGGATATTTGCCAAGCTGTATGCAGGCCACTCCTTTATTGAAAAGGGCATTCTTGTTGGAAGGTTCCATTTCCAGAGCCTTACTGAACAATTCATAGGCCTTTTTGTGGTCTGTCCTACATTCCTGGCCCTGTATTATCAGTTCTTCAGCACTTGCTTTTTTCTTATTCCGTAATTTGCTTCGGGCGCGGTTTAATGCATCTTTGTTGCTTGTATTATTTGTCGAAAGTTTGCCCTGTGATTTCGAGACGGTTTTTCTTTGCCTCTTTGCAGGTGGGATGTATTTCTCCAATCCAAGTATTTCATGCATTATCATTATAGCCGCATGCTTATCCAGTGGTTCATTATTATTGCCACATTTCGGGGACTGTATGCATGCAGGACATCCCTCTTCACAGGGGCATCCTTTGATTGCTTTTAATGTAACATCAAGCATTTCTTCAATCTTATCAAAACCGTTCTCTGCAAAACCAACCCCTCCTTCATGACCATCATAGATGAATATCCCGCTTCTTCCCTCCAGGTCTCCATGCGATGGTGTGGACACTCCTCCTACATCATTGCGGTCTGCAAGAAGATGCACCGGATACATTGCTATCATTGCATGTTCAATTGCATGCAGACCGCCCGCAAAATCCCGCTTCTGTTTATTCACCATTTCCTCATAGCCTGCAGGCAGGTCTATCCACAGACTTTCGGTTTCAAGGGATGATGGGGGCATTTCTATCTCCTTTCTGCCC is a window of Methanohalophilus mahii DSM 5219 DNA encoding:
- a CDS encoding cupredoxin domain-containing protein is translated as MCKGPDGKKVVDMKYNWLILFALMVISLVVASGCAGNSDNSSSPEGSEEETPAGNDSSEVTEIVDDGDHHGVRMEYYGVMKPSEIELEIGDTIAWRNYKPQGTYVLVSEDNLFGKQEISSKDVYVYTFKEKGTYTFGVEDVPEMTLKVTVK